DNA from Symphalangus syndactylus isolate Jambi chromosome 22, NHGRI_mSymSyn1-v2.1_pri, whole genome shotgun sequence:
CTCGAGGGCAGCTAGGATAGCCTCATCAAACACATTCTTCAGACCTCTCTACAAgacagaggggaggagagagaatagCAGCCAGGTTAGAGGATTAGAAAGACTAGCAGGTACAACAGCAGTCCGGATTAAACGAGCTGAATTCACAGAAGCAATGTGCCTTAAGAAAAATGCTAGAATGCTAGATCTTAAGCCCATTATAACTGGGAGAGTAGATAACTGACCAAAAACTTCACCTCAAGCAAGGTTAACTGAGCAGGAaagcaatttttattaaaatgcaatATATTGACTTCGAACACATTTTGCAAATAAATCCATTACAATTTCAGGCTTATGTGAATTCAGTCCCTGAATAACTGAAGGACACAAATAGCAGACTAACAGGCATGCTATGTGTTTCTAGGTTCAATGACATATCTGAATGTGATTAATCAAGATTTCAGAGTAAACTGGTTTCCCAGAACAGAAAGGTTCAGACATTTAAAAAGTGTTACTTGTGCAACAGTACCAACTAGAAGGAGCTTAAAGAACAGACTCTAGAAACAGCATACACTTCAGTTATTCAGTAATGTTATCAGAGCAAGTAACCACCACCCAAGtcataagaaaacaaagaatgggGTCCTAGAATGAGTTTTAGCAAGCAGTCCAGTGCTTTAAGATGTCTGCATGGGTATCAGAGCATAAAGCATGGAGTGAAAACGAAGAATATTCTCAGATCTCATGGGGATTAAGATACAGAAATACACTTACACCTCAGCCAGAAACTCCAACATGATAGGGTGACTCAGCAGTGGTGGTACTTAGGACCCAGGTCTACAGACTCACCTAAACTCACCTAAATCTGAAGCCACAAGTTTACCACCCAAGGTTGTTTTACATGTTCTTTGGTTTGATCAGTTTGATCCCAAGTAAATATGTCCTAAAAGTCCCAGAACACAGCTCCAATTGTAAGTGCCAGCCCCAGACCACCCCAAGTGTTCCCACCTCCACCCTGCCCCCATCCATGACATCCCACAGGATTGGTACCCACACGTCACATTAGATacaaaataaatcagaaacaGCAGTAAATTCTTTAAAAGCAGCAAAAGTTAAAAAGCTTTCCTCTTTCTACATCACTTACAAAGTAGAAATGccacataaaagttaaaattccACTGCAATTCTCTCTACACATCTAGGAACCAACTCTGGcagtaaaatataaaaggaaggaaggagtacaGAAAGGGAAATAtactttataaggaaaaaaagaggaggaggactATTAGAAACTGGAGTGTATCCCCTGACAAGAAGGAATTCCTTTCTTGCTTACCGTGGATGAAGATCAACAAATGCTCTATGAAACAAAACTAATCTTTGCTTGACCACCATCTGTTTATAGTAAGACTTTAGTTTTAGAGGAATCAACAAACAGAATCTGTAAGCCTCAAAGTTCTAGCTCCCAAACACAACCACAGACCCCATTTTCTAACTTCCCCTCTTTTGACTTCTCCATACTTCAAACTCTGGTAAGAAAAATGTACCTGCTAAGACCTTTTAAACTTCATACTCTCTGCAAACGGACTTACTATATACACCTGTTGATACTGTAAAAATCTTACATTAAAAGCATCCAATTATCTAAAGCATCACTAGTAACCTAAAAGTGAATCCACAGGGCCTATGTGTCTTCCCTCAAAGCAACCCATATCTAGAGAACAGAGGTATGCATCAGAAGCACACAGAATTAGTATCTAATATGGACATGAGTGTTTCACGCATGACTTTCCCGTCTCCCCcaatatacacacacaggcacttTTCTGGGAATGTTACTAAAACACAGAGAGAAGCAccaggcattttttaaaactctcaaaaCAGTGCTGTGCATGAGAAGATGTAAAATCTTCTAAACTTTTAAATAACTGCTTTTATAATAGCACTAAACTGCCCAAAAAAACTAGGATTAGAAGATTATGTTTAAATCATCTGATACTAGGCCTCAAAGTTATTCTGAGGGATATTCCAGTTAAGCATAAaagttttatctttaaatatcCAAGTACTAAACTGATTATTAAATTATGCACTAGGCCCTATAAACTAAATACCTACTGCATATGTAATAAGTAATCATATATGCCATTTACCCTAGTATATGTGTAGTTAAGAATCCAGTAGCGTTTTttagaaatacaataaaaatgaattacctGAAAACATAAGCATAAATATAATgagtttaatataattattagaaACCTCCACCCTTCAATCTTGCCCTATTAGGCATATCTGCTCACTGTTCAAACTTCAAAGCACCAGTACCAGTAGAACATAAGACTTTTGTGCTAATTATTTCCATAACTTTTTCCTTTGCCCCCAGAATAGTACTCAAAGGACGGAATCAGCGATACcatgaagatgaaaaagtttaaaCCATACACATCAGTTACAAGTCCCATTCCAAATACCCTAACATTGCTCCCTATCTTCAAAATCTGAGTTTCCCATCAAACTACAAAAGGAGTTCCAATTAAATCACTCAAAAACGGCCAGAATGCatgaggaaggaatacttccagaAACACAGGAATAGAGACACTGTATAAAGCATGCTTGAGAACTGTGGCAGAAATAGCCATGGCTGCCTTCTTTGACATGAAAGTTTCAATTATTATGACTAATTCCCTATCCTGGTTGAATTGCCCAAGAAACGGTATAGTATCAATTGTCAGAATTGGCAAGAAAAGATCAGACGTATTTAGATGAAAATTTAagtgtctagaaaaaaaaaatcattcacatCCTCTCTTGCAAGTTTGTGCTTATCTGAACCTTTCCTGTAAGGTTTTTGTTTTAACACAACCCTGACCACTACGAATCATTCAGTACAGTACGACAGCTTACCAACACAAGGGGTTCAGGAACTAATAATATTCTCCAAAAAACAGAGGCCTCTAACAAAAGAACATACAATATGAAGCTGTTCATATTCTTGCTGGGCATCTTTGAGCACTGCTGATCACTGTTAGGAATAACTCCTGTATCCTAATGCTCTAATAAATGATTCGACCATAAATACACATGGGGTTTCATGCCATCCTTACCTGTGTAAGTGCAGAACACTCCACATACTTGACAGCCTTCAGGTCACGGGCCAGCTTTTCAGCAGTCTCTGGAGTGATAGGCTTCTGTTTGTTCTTGGCAAGTTTCTCAATAGTAGAGGGGTCATCTCTGAGATCAATTTGAGTCCCAACAAGCAAGAAAGGAGTCTTTGGACAGTGGTGAGTTATCTCAGGCACCCActaaaaaaaggtattttaaaatacctttgttAATCAACAAGCCTCTAACGTTATTTATAATAGGTCAGTAGAAATTCTGAGATGACCTTCTTAGGGCAAGAGTATCTGATCAGCTTaccttttctttcacattttcaaaTGAAGATGGAGAGACCACTGAAAAACAGACTAGAAATACATCTGTTTGTGGATAACTCAGCGGTCGTAATCTGTCATAATCCTCTTGccctagaaaaaagaaaaatattggagAGAATTCAGCAACTGAATCTTGGTGTCCTCAAAGTGATAAAAGCATGCTGGT
Protein-coding regions in this window:
- the CDC42 gene encoding cell division control protein 42 homolog isoform X2, with protein sequence MQTIKCVVVGDGAVGKTCLLISYTTNKFPSEYVPTVFDNYAVTVMIGGEPYTLGLFDTAGQEDYDRLRPLSYPQTDVFLVCFSVVSPSSFENVKEKWVPEITHHCPKTPFLLVGTQIDLRDDPSTIEKLAKNKQKPITPETAEKLARDLKAVKYVECSALTQRGLKNVFDEAILAALEPPETQPKRKCCIF
- the CDC42 gene encoding cell division control protein 42 homolog isoform X1, translated to MQTIKCVVVGDGAVGKTCLLISYTTNKFPSEYVPTVFDNYAVTVMIGGEPYTLGLFDTAGQEDYDRLRPLSYPQTDVFLVCFSVVSPSSFENVKEKWVPEITHHCPKTPFLLVGTQIDLRDDPSTIEKLAKNKQKPITPETAEKLARDLKAVKYVECSALTQKGLKNVFDEAILAALEPPEPKKSRRCVLL